A stretch of the Balearica regulorum gibbericeps isolate bBalReg1 chromosome 15, bBalReg1.pri, whole genome shotgun sequence genome encodes the following:
- the NTAN1 gene encoding protein N-terminal asparagine amidohydrolase isoform X5: MPLLINGERIDPGRPTGDMIRAYPHLEEKAKLLRSQPARTVEPKGLLYVQQREFAVTTPEDGSVSILGSDDATTCHIVVLRHTGSGATCLTHCDGSDTEAEVSLIMSSVKSFSDTTGYGRLEVHLVGGFNDDRQLSQKLTNQLLRAFDLQPDDVHLVTFCVTELNDREERDIHFPIIYGIAVNVKTAEIFPATFPEKGPDEDLRSAHVLTGATLTNIYDTKREQLHIGPYFWSPFPHVDFWLEQDDQQILQNLSTSPLAEPPHFVSHIRSTLTFLKDHPFPSCSLFPDRKPRIYKKNEEGLWEQVCSDKI; this comes from the exons ATGCCGCTGCTGATTAACGGTGAGCGGATCGACCCTGGCCGGCCCACGGGGGACATGATCCGCGCCTACCCGCACCTCGAG gaaaaggcaaaacttcTGAGAAGTCAGCCTGCTCGGACTGTGGAACCCAAAGGCCTTCTGTATGTCCAGCAGAGAGAGTTTGCGGTGACCACTCCTGAAGATG GTTCTGTTTCCATTCTTGGATCAGATGATGCAACTACCTGCCACATAGTTGTGCTCCGACACACAG GCAGCGGAGCCACCTGCCTGACGCACTGCGACGGCTCAGACACAGAAGCTGAGGTGTCACTCATCATGAGCTCAGTAAAATCTTTCTCTGACACCACGGGATACGGAAG GCTGGAAGTGCACCTAGTTGGAGGTTTCAATGATGATAGGCAGTTATCACAAAAACTTACTAATCAGCTTCTTA GAGCATTTGATCTCCAACCAGATGATGTCCATTTAGTGACTTTCTGCGTAACAG AACTAAAtgacagagaagaaagggaCATTCACTTTCCAATTATTTATGGAATAG CTGTGAATGTTAAAACGGCAGAGATTTTCCCTGCAACCTTCCCAGAAAAAGGGCCTGATGAAGATTTGCGTTCAGCCCATGTTTTAACAGGAGCAACA CTGACCAACATTTATGACACCAAGAGGGAACAACTACATATTGGGCCTTATTTCTGGAGTCCTTTCCCCCACGTGGATTTCtggttggaacaagatgatcaGCAGATTTTACAG AACCTTTCCACATCGCCCCTGGCTGAGCCACCCCACTTTGTCTCCCACATTAGATctacattaacatttttaaaagaccatCCATTTCCATCTTGCTCCCTGTTTCCTGACAGGAAACCTCGCATCTACAAAAAAAACGAAGAAGGGTTGTGGGAACAGGTTTGTTCTGACAAGATCTGA
- the NTAN1 gene encoding protein N-terminal asparagine amidohydrolase isoform X1 produces MPLLINGERIDPGRPTGDMIRAYPHLEEKAKLLRSQPARTVEPKGLLYVQQREFAVTTPEDGSGATCLTHCDGSDTEAEVSLIMSSVKSFSDTTGYGRLEVHLVGGFNDDRQLSQKLTNQLLRAFDLQPDDVHLVTFCVTELNDREERDIHFPIIYGIAVNVKTAEIFPATFPEKGPDEDLRSAHVLTGATLTNIYDTKREQLHIGPYFWSPFPHVDFWLEQDDQQILQNLSTSPLAEPPHFVSHIRSTLTFLKDHPFPSCSLFPDRKPRIYKKNEEGLWEQVCSDKI; encoded by the exons ATGCCGCTGCTGATTAACGGTGAGCGGATCGACCCTGGCCGGCCCACGGGGGACATGATCCGCGCCTACCCGCACCTCGAG gaaaaggcaaaacttcTGAGAAGTCAGCCTGCTCGGACTGTGGAACCCAAAGGCCTTCTGTATGTCCAGCAGAGAGAGTTTGCGGTGACCACTCCTGAAGATG GCAGCGGAGCCACCTGCCTGACGCACTGCGACGGCTCAGACACAGAAGCTGAGGTGTCACTCATCATGAGCTCAGTAAAATCTTTCTCTGACACCACGGGATACGGAAG GCTGGAAGTGCACCTAGTTGGAGGTTTCAATGATGATAGGCAGTTATCACAAAAACTTACTAATCAGCTTCTTA GAGCATTTGATCTCCAACCAGATGATGTCCATTTAGTGACTTTCTGCGTAACAG AACTAAAtgacagagaagaaagggaCATTCACTTTCCAATTATTTATGGAATAG CTGTGAATGTTAAAACGGCAGAGATTTTCCCTGCAACCTTCCCAGAAAAAGGGCCTGATGAAGATTTGCGTTCAGCCCATGTTTTAACAGGAGCAACA CTGACCAACATTTATGACACCAAGAGGGAACAACTACATATTGGGCCTTATTTCTGGAGTCCTTTCCCCCACGTGGATTTCtggttggaacaagatgatcaGCAGATTTTACAG AACCTTTCCACATCGCCCCTGGCTGAGCCACCCCACTTTGTCTCCCACATTAGATctacattaacatttttaaaagaccatCCATTTCCATCTTGCTCCCTGTTTCCTGACAGGAAACCTCGCATCTACAAAAAAAACGAAGAAGGGTTGTGGGAACAGGTTTGTTCTGACAAGATCTGA
- the NTAN1 gene encoding protein N-terminal asparagine amidohydrolase isoform X4: MSSVKSFSDTTGYGRLEVHLVGGFNDDRQLSQKLTNQLLRAFDLQPDDVHLVTFCVTELNDREERDIHFPIIYGIAVNVKTAEIFPATFPEKGPDEDLRSAHVLTGATLTNIYDTKREQLHIGPYFWSPFPHVDFWLEQDDQQILQNLSTSPLAEPPHFVSHIRSTLTFLKDHPFPSCSLFPDRKPRIYKKNEEGLWEQVCSDKI; encoded by the exons ATGAGCTCAGTAAAATCTTTCTCTGACACCACGGGATACGGAAG GCTGGAAGTGCACCTAGTTGGAGGTTTCAATGATGATAGGCAGTTATCACAAAAACTTACTAATCAGCTTCTTA GAGCATTTGATCTCCAACCAGATGATGTCCATTTAGTGACTTTCTGCGTAACAG AACTAAAtgacagagaagaaagggaCATTCACTTTCCAATTATTTATGGAATAG CTGTGAATGTTAAAACGGCAGAGATTTTCCCTGCAACCTTCCCAGAAAAAGGGCCTGATGAAGATTTGCGTTCAGCCCATGTTTTAACAGGAGCAACA CTGACCAACATTTATGACACCAAGAGGGAACAACTACATATTGGGCCTTATTTCTGGAGTCCTTTCCCCCACGTGGATTTCtggttggaacaagatgatcaGCAGATTTTACAG AACCTTTCCACATCGCCCCTGGCTGAGCCACCCCACTTTGTCTCCCACATTAGATctacattaacatttttaaaagaccatCCATTTCCATCTTGCTCCCTGTTTCCTGACAGGAAACCTCGCATCTACAAAAAAAACGAAGAAGGGTTGTGGGAACAGGTTTGTTCTGACAAGATCTGA
- the NTAN1 gene encoding protein N-terminal asparagine amidohydrolase isoform X2 — translation MPLLINGERIDPGRPTGDMIRAYPHLEEKAKLLRSQPARTVEPKGLLYVQQREFAVTTPEDGSVSILGSDDATTCHIVVLRHTGSGATCLTHCDGSDTEAEVSLIMSSVKSFSDTTGYGRLEVHLVGGFNDDRQLSQKLTNQLLRAFDLQPDDVHLVTFCVTELNDREERDIHFPIIYGIAVNVKTAEIFPATFPEKGPDEDLRSAHVLTGATLTNIYDTKREQLHIGPYFWSPFPHVDFWLEQDDQQILQETSHLQKKRRRVVGTGLF, via the exons ATGCCGCTGCTGATTAACGGTGAGCGGATCGACCCTGGCCGGCCCACGGGGGACATGATCCGCGCCTACCCGCACCTCGAG gaaaaggcaaaacttcTGAGAAGTCAGCCTGCTCGGACTGTGGAACCCAAAGGCCTTCTGTATGTCCAGCAGAGAGAGTTTGCGGTGACCACTCCTGAAGATG GTTCTGTTTCCATTCTTGGATCAGATGATGCAACTACCTGCCACATAGTTGTGCTCCGACACACAG GCAGCGGAGCCACCTGCCTGACGCACTGCGACGGCTCAGACACAGAAGCTGAGGTGTCACTCATCATGAGCTCAGTAAAATCTTTCTCTGACACCACGGGATACGGAAG GCTGGAAGTGCACCTAGTTGGAGGTTTCAATGATGATAGGCAGTTATCACAAAAACTTACTAATCAGCTTCTTA GAGCATTTGATCTCCAACCAGATGATGTCCATTTAGTGACTTTCTGCGTAACAG AACTAAAtgacagagaagaaagggaCATTCACTTTCCAATTATTTATGGAATAG CTGTGAATGTTAAAACGGCAGAGATTTTCCCTGCAACCTTCCCAGAAAAAGGGCCTGATGAAGATTTGCGTTCAGCCCATGTTTTAACAGGAGCAACA CTGACCAACATTTATGACACCAAGAGGGAACAACTACATATTGGGCCTTATTTCTGGAGTCCTTTCCCCCACGTGGATTTCtggttggaacaagatgatcaGCAGATTTTACAG GAAACCTCGCATCTACAAAAAAAACGAAGAAGGGTTGTGGGAACAGGTTTGTTCTGA
- the NTAN1 gene encoding protein N-terminal asparagine amidohydrolase isoform X3 yields the protein MPLLINGERIDPGRPTGDMIRAYPHLEEKAKLLRSQPARTVEPKGLLYVQQREFAVTTPEDGSVSILGSDDATTCHIVVLRHTGSGATCLTHCDGSDTEAEVSLIMSSVKSFSDTTGYGRLEVHLVGGFNDDRQLSQKLTNQLLRAFDLQPDDVHLVTFCVTELNDREERDIHFPIIYGIAVNVKTAEIFPATFPEKGPDEDLRSAHVLTGATLTNIYDTKREQLHIGPYFWSPFPHVDFWLEQDDQQILQLLLPSCLSEPFHIAPG from the exons ATGCCGCTGCTGATTAACGGTGAGCGGATCGACCCTGGCCGGCCCACGGGGGACATGATCCGCGCCTACCCGCACCTCGAG gaaaaggcaaaacttcTGAGAAGTCAGCCTGCTCGGACTGTGGAACCCAAAGGCCTTCTGTATGTCCAGCAGAGAGAGTTTGCGGTGACCACTCCTGAAGATG GTTCTGTTTCCATTCTTGGATCAGATGATGCAACTACCTGCCACATAGTTGTGCTCCGACACACAG GCAGCGGAGCCACCTGCCTGACGCACTGCGACGGCTCAGACACAGAAGCTGAGGTGTCACTCATCATGAGCTCAGTAAAATCTTTCTCTGACACCACGGGATACGGAAG GCTGGAAGTGCACCTAGTTGGAGGTTTCAATGATGATAGGCAGTTATCACAAAAACTTACTAATCAGCTTCTTA GAGCATTTGATCTCCAACCAGATGATGTCCATTTAGTGACTTTCTGCGTAACAG AACTAAAtgacagagaagaaagggaCATTCACTTTCCAATTATTTATGGAATAG CTGTGAATGTTAAAACGGCAGAGATTTTCCCTGCAACCTTCCCAGAAAAAGGGCCTGATGAAGATTTGCGTTCAGCCCATGTTTTAACAGGAGCAACA CTGACCAACATTTATGACACCAAGAGGGAACAACTACATATTGGGCCTTATTTCTGGAGTCCTTTCCCCCACGTGGATTTCtggttggaacaagatgatcaGCAGATTTTACAG CTCTTGCTACCATCTTGTCTTTCAGAACCTTTCCACATCGCCCCTGGCTGA